A genome region from Geodermatophilus bullaregiensis includes the following:
- the folE gene encoding GTP cyclohydrolase I FolE — MSQLAEEPEDEVRADPSRIDTARAAAAVRELLLAVGEDPDRPGLQDTPGRVARAYAETFAGLWQDPAETLATVFDEDHDEMVLVKDIPMYSTCEHHLVPFHGVAHVGYVPGEDGRVTGLSKLARLVDVFARRPQVQERMTRQIADALSDVLKPRGVIVVIEAEHLCMAMRGIRKPGSTTVTSAVRGVFRDHAATRAEAMSLVLGR, encoded by the coding sequence GTGAGCCAGCTCGCCGAGGAACCGGAGGACGAGGTCCGCGCCGACCCGTCGAGGATCGACACGGCGCGGGCGGCGGCCGCCGTCCGTGAGCTGCTGCTCGCGGTGGGGGAGGACCCCGACCGTCCCGGCCTGCAGGACACCCCGGGCCGGGTGGCCCGCGCCTACGCCGAGACCTTCGCCGGGCTCTGGCAGGACCCGGCCGAGACCCTGGCGACGGTCTTCGACGAGGACCACGACGAGATGGTCCTGGTCAAGGACATCCCGATGTACTCGACCTGCGAGCACCACCTGGTGCCCTTCCACGGCGTCGCGCACGTGGGCTACGTCCCGGGCGAGGACGGCCGGGTGACCGGCCTGTCGAAGCTGGCCCGGCTGGTCGACGTCTTCGCCCGCCGCCCGCAGGTGCAGGAGCGGATGACCCGGCAGATCGCCGACGCCCTCTCCGACGTCCTCAAGCCCCGCGGCGTCATCGTGGTCATCGAGGCCGAGCACCTGTGCATGGCGATGCGCGGCATCCGCAAGCCCGGCTCGACGACGGTCACCTCCGCCGTCCGCGGTGTCTTCCGCGACCACGCGGCCACCCGCGCCGAGGCGATGAGCCTCGTCCTGGGCCGGTGA
- the folP gene encoding dihydropteroate synthase, which translates to MTAAGAALLHPGRCVVMGVLNVTPDSFSDGGCFADPEVAVAHGLAMAAAGADYVDVGGESTRPGADRIDADEERRRVVPVVRELTAAGVRVSVDTTRTEVAEAALAAGAVLVNDISGGLADAGMAALVADAGVPWVLMHWRGHSREMYARAGYGDVVAEVCAELSARVDAALSAGVDPGRLVLDPGLGFAKQAAHNWALLAALPRVVALGLPVLVGASRKSFLGRLLAGADGALRPAEGRDAATLATTVLAAEAGAWGVRVHDAAASADAVRTVAAVQRAREEVRRD; encoded by the coding sequence GTGACCGCGGCCGGCGCCGCGCTGCTGCACCCGGGGCGGTGCGTGGTCATGGGCGTCCTCAACGTCACGCCCGACTCGTTCTCCGACGGCGGCTGCTTCGCCGACCCCGAGGTGGCGGTCGCCCACGGCCTGGCCATGGCCGCCGCCGGCGCCGACTACGTCGACGTCGGCGGGGAGTCCACCCGCCCCGGCGCCGACCGGATCGACGCCGACGAGGAGCGCCGCCGCGTCGTGCCGGTGGTGCGCGAGCTGACCGCCGCCGGCGTGCGGGTCAGCGTGGACACCACCCGCACCGAGGTCGCCGAGGCCGCGCTGGCCGCCGGGGCCGTGCTGGTCAACGACATCAGCGGCGGGCTGGCCGACGCCGGGATGGCCGCGCTGGTGGCCGACGCCGGCGTCCCGTGGGTGCTCATGCACTGGCGCGGCCACAGCCGGGAGATGTACGCGCGGGCCGGTTACGGCGACGTCGTCGCCGAGGTGTGCGCCGAGCTCTCCGCCCGGGTCGACGCCGCGCTGTCGGCCGGGGTCGACCCCGGCCGGCTCGTGCTCGACCCGGGGCTGGGCTTCGCCAAGCAGGCCGCGCACAACTGGGCGCTGCTCGCGGCGCTGCCCCGGGTGGTCGCGCTCGGCCTGCCGGTGCTGGTCGGTGCCTCCCGCAAGTCCTTCCTCGGCCGGCTGCTCGCCGGCGCCGACGGCGCGCTGCGACCGGCCGAGGGACGCGACGCCGCGACCCTGGCCACCACCGTCCTCGCCGCGGAGGCCGGCGCGTGGGGTGTGCGGGTGCACGACGCCGCCGCCTCGGCCGACGCCGTCCGCACCGTGGCCGCCGTGCAGCGCGCCCGCGAGGAGGTCCGTCGTGACTGA
- the folB gene encoding dihydroneopterin aldolase: MTDRAPDRIAVRGLTAHAHHGVHGFERENGQTFTVDAVLEVDTAPAAATDDLALTVDYAELAQRLHAVLTGEPVDLLETLCRRLADVCLADPLVQAAEITVHKPQAELGVPFDDVTVTIRRQRP, from the coding sequence GTGACTGACCGCGCGCCGGACCGGATCGCCGTCCGCGGGTTGACGGCACACGCCCACCACGGCGTCCACGGCTTCGAGCGGGAGAACGGGCAGACGTTCACCGTCGACGCCGTCCTCGAGGTCGACACCGCGCCCGCCGCCGCCACCGACGACCTCGCGCTGACGGTGGACTACGCCGAGCTGGCCCAGCGGCTGCACGCCGTCCTCACCGGCGAGCCGGTCGACCTGCTCGAGACGCTGTGCCGGCGGCTGGCCGACGTCTGCCTCGCCGACCCGCTCGTGCAGGCCGCGGAGATCACCGTGCACAAGCCGCAGGCCGAGCTCGGCGTCCCGTTCGACGACGTCACCGTCACCATCCGCAGGCAGCGGCCGTGA
- the folK gene encoding 2-amino-4-hydroxy-6-hydroxymethyldihydropteridine diphosphokinase encodes MSRAVLSLGANLGDRARALRTAIEALGADGLVARSTLYETPPWGPVEQPPYLNAVVVVRGERDAAGWLARAQELEQAAGRTREVRWGARTLDVDVVTVTGDDGAPVLSDDPALTLPHPRAHERAFVLLPWLSLEPTAVLPGHGRVADLVAALPADDVAAVVRWEHLH; translated from the coding sequence GTGAGCCGCGCGGTCCTGTCCCTGGGCGCGAACCTCGGCGACCGCGCCCGCGCGCTGCGCACCGCGATCGAGGCGCTCGGGGCCGACGGTCTGGTGGCCCGCTCGACGCTGTACGAGACGCCGCCGTGGGGCCCCGTCGAGCAGCCGCCCTACCTCAACGCGGTCGTCGTCGTCCGCGGGGAGCGCGACGCCGCCGGCTGGCTGGCCCGCGCGCAGGAGCTGGAGCAGGCCGCCGGCCGCACCCGCGAGGTGCGCTGGGGCGCCCGCACGCTGGACGTCGACGTCGTCACGGTCACCGGCGACGACGGCGCCCCGGTGCTCTCCGACGACCCCGCGCTGACCCTGCCGCACCCCCGGGCGCACGAGCGGGCCTTCGTCCTCCTGCCGTGGCTGTCCCTGGAGCCCACCGCGGTCCTGCCCGGGCACGGCCGGGTGGCCGACCTGGTCGCGGCGCTGCCGGCCGACGACGTCGCCGCGGTCGTCAGGTGGGAGCACCTGCATTGA
- a CDS encoding DUF3180 domain-containing protein, whose protein sequence is MGAPALRPVNRRDLVVVAAGLALAAWLVVRATYGDLPSLRWWLPVPLGVLAVAEALGARTLRARLAAERDARRGSREGRPAEAAAPLVRRVEPMVVARLAVLAQASAFVGAVFTGVWAGVLLHVAPAVSRLQAASGDTVTAVLGVVLAVGLTAAALWLESICRVPPQRDDDRPEGGVRA, encoded by the coding sequence GTGGGAGCACCTGCATTGAGGCCGGTCAACCGGCGCGACCTGGTCGTCGTGGCAGCCGGGCTGGCGCTGGCCGCCTGGCTGGTCGTGCGCGCCACCTACGGCGACCTGCCGTCGCTGCGCTGGTGGCTGCCGGTGCCGCTGGGCGTGCTCGCCGTCGCCGAGGCCCTCGGCGCCCGCACGCTGCGCGCCCGGCTGGCCGCCGAGCGCGACGCCCGCCGCGGCAGCCGCGAGGGGCGCCCCGCCGAGGCGGCGGCGCCCCTGGTCCGGCGCGTCGAGCCGATGGTGGTGGCCCGCCTGGCGGTGCTCGCCCAGGCCAGCGCCTTCGTCGGCGCGGTCTTCACCGGCGTCTGGGCCGGGGTGCTGCTGCACGTCGCACCCGCGGTGTCGCGCCTGCAGGCCGCCTCCGGCGACACGGTCACCGCGGTGCTGGGCGTGGTCCTCGCGGTGGGTCTGACCGCCGCGGCGCTGTGGCTGGAGTCGATCTGCCGGGTGCCGCCGCAGCGCGACGACGACCGGCCCGAGGGCGGCGTCCGCGCCTAG
- a CDS encoding ABC transporter ATP-binding protein gives MDATAEGGADGTAQEIRLEGVSKTYADGTVGVERLDLTFAAGELSVLVGPSGCGKTTTMKMINRVIEPTTGRILLGGEDVTRVDADRLRRRIGYVIQNVGLFPHQTVRANVATVPRLLGWDRRRIRARVDDLLATVGLDPAVHGDRYPAQLSGGQRQRAGVARALAADPAVLLMDEPFSAVDPVVRERLQAEFLRLQETVRKTIVFVTHDIEEAVRLGDRIAVMSTGGRVEQFAPPAELLGRPANAFVADFVGADRGLKRLAVTAIEVDDLERPPVVHVADGLADARASLQAAGARWAVVLDGDGRLHGWLSAERASGPGTVGSAAHRMEAWVPVDATLKTAFATMLQHEAGWVAVLDGDVFLGVLTPESLHAALRRSVEGTVPETAGAAVPAWSRP, from the coding sequence GTGGACGCTACTGCCGAAGGCGGCGCGGACGGCACCGCGCAGGAGATCCGGCTCGAGGGGGTCAGCAAGACCTACGCCGACGGCACGGTCGGCGTCGAGCGGCTCGACCTGACCTTCGCCGCCGGCGAGCTCAGCGTCCTGGTCGGACCCTCGGGCTGCGGCAAGACGACGACCATGAAGATGATCAACCGGGTCATCGAGCCGACGACCGGGCGGATCCTGCTCGGCGGCGAGGACGTCACCCGGGTCGACGCCGACCGGCTGCGCCGCCGCATCGGCTACGTCATCCAGAACGTGGGCCTGTTCCCCCACCAGACGGTGCGCGCCAACGTGGCCACCGTGCCGCGGCTGCTGGGCTGGGACCGGCGCCGGATCCGCGCCCGCGTCGACGACCTGCTGGCCACCGTCGGCCTCGACCCCGCCGTCCACGGCGACCGCTACCCCGCCCAGCTCTCCGGCGGCCAGCGGCAGCGGGCCGGGGTGGCGCGGGCGCTGGCCGCCGACCCCGCCGTCCTGCTCATGGACGAGCCGTTCTCCGCCGTCGACCCGGTGGTCCGCGAGCGGCTGCAGGCGGAGTTCCTCCGGCTGCAGGAGACCGTCCGCAAGACCATCGTCTTCGTCACCCACGACATCGAGGAGGCCGTGCGCCTCGGCGACCGGATCGCGGTGATGAGCACCGGCGGGCGGGTCGAGCAGTTCGCGCCGCCCGCCGAGCTGCTGGGCCGGCCGGCCAACGCGTTCGTCGCCGACTTCGTGGGCGCCGACCGGGGCCTCAAGCGGCTGGCGGTCACCGCCATCGAGGTCGACGACCTCGAGCGGCCGCCGGTGGTGCACGTCGCCGACGGGCTGGCCGACGCGCGCGCCTCGCTGCAGGCCGCCGGCGCCCGCTGGGCGGTCGTCCTCGACGGCGACGGCCGGCTGCACGGGTGGCTGTCGGCCGAGCGGGCCTCCGGCCCGGGCACCGTGGGGTCGGCGGCGCACCGCATGGAGGCCTGGGTGCCGGTGGACGCCACGCTGAAGACGGCGTTCGCCACGATGCTGCAGCACGAGGCCGGCTGGGTCGCGGTGCTCGACGGCGACGTCTTCCTCGGGGTGCTCACGCCCGAGTCGCTGCACGCGGCGCTGCGCCGCTCGGTGGAGGGCACGGTGCCGGAGACCGCCGGCGCCGCGGTCCCCGCCTGGAGCCGTCCCTAG
- a CDS encoding ABC transporter permease: MTSLGARPLQDAVSDPAVGVLAVDEAPNPWFRPSYVRDNWDTILAYAGEHVRLTVAAVVIGAALALPLALAARRSRLLSAPVLGLSTVVYTIPSLAMFALLVPFTGLSSTTVLVGLVAYSLVILVRNFLAGLQGVPDDVREAARGMGLSGAQTFWRVDLPLALPAFMAGLRIATVSTVALTTVGVLVGHGGLGQLITGGFAANFYRAEIVTGAVGCVLLALAADLLLAGVERLLTPWARAARA; encoded by the coding sequence GTGACCTCCCTGGGTGCGCGTCCGCTGCAGGACGCGGTGAGCGACCCCGCGGTGGGGGTGCTCGCGGTCGACGAGGCCCCGAACCCGTGGTTCCGGCCGTCGTACGTGCGCGACAACTGGGACACCATCCTGGCCTACGCCGGCGAGCACGTCCGGCTCACCGTGGCCGCCGTCGTCATCGGGGCCGCGCTCGCGCTCCCGCTGGCGCTGGCCGCCCGGCGCAGCCGGCTCCTCTCGGCGCCGGTGCTGGGGTTGTCGACGGTCGTGTACACGATCCCCTCGCTGGCGATGTTCGCGCTGCTGGTGCCCTTCACCGGGCTGTCCTCGACGACGGTGCTGGTCGGGCTGGTCGCCTACTCGCTGGTCATCCTGGTGCGCAACTTCCTGGCCGGGTTGCAGGGCGTGCCCGACGACGTCCGCGAGGCCGCCCGCGGCATGGGGCTGTCGGGGGCACAGACGTTCTGGCGCGTGGACCTGCCACTGGCGCTGCCGGCGTTCATGGCCGGGCTGCGGATCGCCACGGTGTCCACCGTCGCGCTCACCACGGTCGGCGTCCTGGTCGGCCACGGCGGGCTGGGACAGCTGATCACCGGCGGGTTCGCGGCCAACTTCTACCGCGCCGAGATCGTCACCGGCGCGGTCGGCTGCGTGCTGCTCGCGCTCGCCGCCGACCTGCTGCTGGCCGGCGTCGAGCGGCTGCTCACGCCCTGGGCGCGGGCGGCGCG